TAAGACGAGCCATTGCTACTACCGGTACCTATCAGTTTCCAATAGGAACCGCCACAGGTAAACGAATGCTGGAACTTACTTCCAATGAATTAACCGGAAATGGATTTCAAAACATTCTGGTGGGTTTCAATCCACTAATCAGCCACCAAGACAGCGATATGCTCTTAGAGGAAAACGGCTACTATTATACCAGCATGCAGCCCGATGGAGTATGGACCCTAGAGCCCAATGCGCTTCCAGCCAGCGGTTCTTACACGGCTGTAGCCTCTTTGCAAGGATTCTCCAACCTCACAGACAACCAGTTCGCGCTATTAGTGCGCCCCAAAACTTCTGTTTCTGGCAAAGACTGGAGAACGGGCGGTGGAATGCTGGAAGGACCCAATAAAGACGGAAGAACAGTCAGCAGCGGGTATGCCAAACGCGCATTTATGACCCAGTTCGGACAACTAGGCATTGCCAACGCCACCGCTGGCACCTTACCCGTTTCCTGGCTGTATGTTACCGGCAAGCGAACCCAACATGAAACCGTTATTGAGTGGGCAACAGCCACAGAAAAAAACAATGACCGTTTTGAAGTGCAATACTCCTTAGATGGAAAAACCTTTACCAATGCGGGCACCGTGAAAGCCGCCGGCAATAGTAATACCATTCAGAAATACAGACTTTTTCATACCTTATCTGCTGACCAGATAACTTATTACCGAATCAAACAGATTGACACTGACGGCGCGTTTGAGCTTAGTAAAGTAATTTCTGTGAATGGCTCTAAAACTACCCAGCTGGTCCAATTGTCTTTATACCCAAATCCTACGCATGAAGAATTGTTTGTGCATGGACTTACATTAGCTACCAATGCCAAAGTTGAAATCTACAATGCCACAGGCCAAAAGGTACAAGTATTCCATTTTGAAGCAGACAGCAGAGTACCCAAGCTGAAAGTAGACCATTTACCAAGTGGGACCTATTCTCTCCACCTCCAACAAGAAGGAATCACGCACCGTCTACGTTTTGTGAAACAGTAATCCGTTTTTGGTCTGTTTCCCAGAAAACAGCCCAAAAACGAAGAGAGCCGCTCCATTTGGGGCGGCTCTCTTCGTTTGAAAATCAATGGCCTCGGCGCTACAGAAAATAGCACATCAGTACATTCAAAAATTAGCACATTAATACGCTCTACCGTCGTTTTTCTCCATGTAATTCATGAACGCACGATTCACAACTTTAGTACCGCCTGGTGTTGGGTAGTTACCAGTGAAGTACCAGTCTCCCAGGTGATTAGGGCAGGCTTCATGCAAGGAATCTACCGTTTGGAAAATCACTTGTACTTCGGCCTGAATGCCTTTGGCGGTGACAATTTCTGCTACTTTGGCGCTTACCTGCTCATAGGTGAAGGCTTCATACAAGGCCTGTACAAAGTTCTGCTGTTTGAAAGCATCGGTGTCCACGGCTTGGCGGCATTGCTCGTACACGTCTTCGGCCAGGCTTTCCTGGTTATTGTCTTTGAGCAAGCCCATCAGGGCCCTGAAAGCCACAAACTCCTTCATCTTAGACATGTCAATGCCATAGCAATCTGGGTATCTAATCTGGGGAGCGCAGGAGACAATGATGATTTTCTTGGGACCCAGGCGGTCCAGCATTTTGATGATGCTTTTCTCTAGCGTGGTCCCGCGCACAATGGAGTCATCAATCACCACCACCGTGTCTACGCCTTTTTTCACCACCTCATAGGTAGTGTCATAAACGTGGGCCACCAGGTCATCGCGGTGGTCATTGTCGGTGATGAAAGTTCTGAGTTTGGCGTCCTTGATGACCAGCTTCTCTACCCGCGGTTTGAACGACAAGATGTTGTCCAGTTTCTCAGGGTCATTGCCGGCCTCGGCGATGGCCTTCTTACGGTAACTACGGAGGTAGTCCTCAATGCCGTCCATCATGCCGTAGTAAGAAGTCTCGGCGGTGTTGGGGATGTAGGAGAAAACGGTGTTCTCCAGGTCATGGTTGATGGCTTCCAGAATCTGAGGGCAGAGCAGTTTGCCTAAGGATTTGCGCTCCTGATAGATTTCTGGGTCATTCCCTCTAGAGAAATAAATGCGCTCAAAGCTGCAGGATTTCTTTTCCAGGGCCGGCAGAACCTCCCTCTCAGAAGGAATGCCGCTTTTATCAATGATGAGGGCGTGGCCCGGGGTAATCTCTTTAATCTGGCTGTAGTCTACGCCAAAGGCGGTTTTAATGGCGGGCTTTTCAGATGCCACTACCACTATCTCATCGTCGGCGTAATAGTAGGCTGGCCTGATGCCCGCAGGGTCGCGCACCACAAAGGCGGCTCCGTAACCCGTCATACCCGCCATGGCGTAGCCGCCGTCAAAGTCTTTGCATGCCCGCCGCAAGACGCGCTGCAGGTCCAGGTTTTCTTCAATGAGGGCGGTGATTTCCTGGTTGTTGTGGTCTGGGCGGTAATAGTCAAAGAGGCGTTGGTTTTCCTCGTCCAAGAAGTGGCCTATCTTCTCCAGCACCGTAACGGTGTCAATCTTCTGCTTGGGATGCTGACCCAGGTCGGTGAGGACGCCGAAGAGCTCGTCTACGTTGGTCATGTTGAAGTTACCGGCCACGGCCAGGCTCCTATTGCGCCAGTTGTTTTCCCGCAGCATGGGGTGGCAGTTGTCTACTGAGTTTTCGCCGTGGGTGCCGTAGCGCAAGTGGCCCAAATACACATCCCCTAGAAAGGGAAGATTATCGCGCAGCCAGTCTATGTTTTTGGCCGCTTCTGGGTTCTTGCGGAGCAGCTTGGCGTACTTCTCACTGATCTTCCCGAAGATGGCGTCTATGGCCTTGGTCTTGACGGAGCGGTAGCGGGCTATGTACTCGGTGCCGGGCTGGGTGTCAATCTTGATGCTGGCCAAACCTGCCCCGTCCTGCCCCCGGTTGTGCTGTTTTTCCATGAGCAGGTACATCTTGTGGATGCCGTACATGGGGGTGCCGTACTTCTGGGTGTAGTAGGCCAGGGGCTTGCGAAGACGAATCAAAGCAATGCCGCACTCGTGTTTTATTGCGTCACTCATAAGACTGAATCAATTAAAGGGAAAGCACCTGTTGCAGCACCTTCACCAACCAGTCTGCCTTAAAGAAGAAGAGCAGAACCGGAATGCAAAGTAAGGCTAAAAATAGGTAAGCCCCCAGCGGAAACTTTATTTTATCACCGCATTCCTTTCTGCGCATGAAAAGGGAGTACGGTATCTTGAGATAGTAATACAACGCCACGGCGGTAAGAAAGAGTGCCCCTGCCAGTAAAAGAAAAAATACCATTTGCCCCGTGGCCTGGTATCCCTCCCAGAGCTGCGAGAACACCAGCAGTTTGGCCACAAACCCACCCGTGGGCGGCAACCCGATCAAGCTAAGCAGAAACACCACGGCCAAGG
The nucleotide sequence above comes from Nibribacter ruber. Encoded proteins:
- a CDS encoding amidophosphoribosyltransferase, whose translation is MSDAIKHECGIALIRLRKPLAYYTQKYGTPMYGIHKMYLLMEKQHNRGQDGAGLASIKIDTQPGTEYIARYRSVKTKAIDAIFGKISEKYAKLLRKNPEAAKNIDWLRDNLPFLGDVYLGHLRYGTHGENSVDNCHPMLRENNWRNRSLAVAGNFNMTNVDELFGVLTDLGQHPKQKIDTVTVLEKIGHFLDEENQRLFDYYRPDHNNQEITALIEENLDLQRVLRRACKDFDGGYAMAGMTGYGAAFVVRDPAGIRPAYYYADDEIVVVASEKPAIKTAFGVDYSQIKEITPGHALIIDKSGIPSEREVLPALEKKSCSFERIYFSRGNDPEIYQERKSLGKLLCPQILEAINHDLENTVFSYIPNTAETSYYGMMDGIEDYLRSYRKKAIAEAGNDPEKLDNILSFKPRVEKLVIKDAKLRTFITDNDHRDDLVAHVYDTTYEVVKKGVDTVVVIDDSIVRGTTLEKSIIKMLDRLGPKKIIIVSCAPQIRYPDCYGIDMSKMKEFVAFRALMGLLKDNNQESLAEDVYEQCRQAVDTDAFKQQNFVQALYEAFTYEQVSAKVAEIVTAKGIQAEVQVIFQTVDSLHEACPNHLGDWYFTGNYPTPGGTKVVNRAFMNYMEKNDGRAY